The Chaetodon trifascialis isolate fChaTrf1 chromosome 16, fChaTrf1.hap1, whole genome shotgun sequence genome includes a region encoding these proteins:
- the hpda gene encoding 4-hydroxyphenylpyruvate dioxygenase: MGFEPFAYKGLETGSREVVSHVIRQDKIMFAFESPLNPGNEEMGQHLCKHGDGVKDIAFQVEDCDFLVKTAMERGAVIVKEPWVEQDSHGRVKYAVIQTYGDTTHTLIEYLSPYKGLFLPGYKEPLFRDPLLAKLPPGGLNFIDHIVGNQPDNEMVPVSDWYQKCLMFHRFWSIDDKQLHTEYSSLRSIVVTNYEETIKMPINEPAPGKRISQIQEYVDYNGGPGVQHIALNTSNIIEAIVNLRARGMEFLSAPDRYYDTLRQKLKTAKIKVKEDLNRLQELKILVDFDDKGYLLQIFSKPVQDRPTLFLEVIQRNNHFGFGAGNFKSLFEAIEKDQDARGNLKLLTPEGQSKAFY; this comes from the exons ATGGGCTTCGAGCCTTTTGCCTACAAGGGTTTGGAGACTGGCAGCCGCGAGGTGGTGTCTCATGTCATCAGACAGGATAAG ATAATGTTTGCATTTGAGTCTCCGCTGAATCCTGGAAATGAAG AAATGGGACAACACCTGTGTAAGCATGGAGACGGAGTCAAAGACATCGCTTTCCAAGTGGAGGACTGTGACTTCTTAGTCAAG ACAGCAATGGAGAGAGGAGCCGTCATCGTGAAGGAACCCTGGGTGGAGCAGGACAGCCACGGGAGGGTCAAGTATGCTGTGATTCAAACT TATGGTGATACAACGCACACATTAATTGAGTACCTCAGTCCCTACAAAGGCCTTTTCCTGCCGGGCTACAAAGAGCCTCTGTTCAGAGACCCTCTGTTAGCCAAACT TCCACCAGGAGGTCTGAACTTCATCGATCACATTGTGGGAAACCAGCCTGATAATGAAATGGTGCCAGTTTCAGACTG GTATCAGAAGTGTTTGATGTTCCATCGGTTCTGGTCAATAGACGACAAGCAGCTCCACACAGAATACAGTTCACTGAGGTCCATAGTGGTGACGAACTATGAAGAGACCATCAAGATGCCCATCAATGAACCTGCACCAGGCAAAAGGATATCACAGATCCAG GAATATGTGGACTATAACGGGGGACCAGGTGTTCAGCACATCGCCCTCAACACGTCGAACATCATTGAAGCT ATCGTAAACCTGCGAGCCCGAGGGATGGAGTTCCTCTCAGCGCCTGACAGGTACTATGACACCCTGCGGCAGAAACTCAAAACGGCCAAGATCAAGGTGAAAGAGGACCTCAACCGTTTACAG GAATTGAAAATCTTAGTTGATTTTGATGACAAGGGCTACCTCCTTCAAATCTTCTCCAAGCCTGTGCAGGACAGGCCGACACTTTTCCTGGAGGTCATTCAGCGGAACAACCACTTT GGCTTTGGGGCAGGAAACTTCAAGTCTCTCTTTGAGGCCATTGAGAAGGACCAAGACGCCAGGGGCAACCTCAAACTGTTGACACCCGAAGGGCAGTCCAAGGCCTTCTACTGA
- the LOC139344362 gene encoding E3 ubiquitin-protein ligase RNF43 produces the protein MALDKGAQAVIFDVSDDANAAAELRETDSLPRPVVLVEAKDAEELMGLVNKNEEAKVRIEIMVEPPRWPHYDVGILLTIVLAILTIVLIFAFRYKCKSNRTWDSVHQQTMRAISRLETKTYSSQGCSGSQRHRAAWGSASSSNSSPVCAICLEEFQDGQHLRIISCAHEFHKDCVDPWLLQHRTCPLCMHNIMGTERQLQRNRLQQSSEQSQGFLHAQPYTSPRNHPFPQHAIPFSMRPHYPRGPSGPYPSLGHYTGSSPRDTQTLRFLTSRPPGSSCGYHLPAEGPGRPHRLGGNCRTSTHHYTPRRSCHNYRSSCPAQRSASSSRLHHAASITPQSRGAPAHSRQDEGSCSGGSYRTERSGYLADGPASDSSSGPCHGSSSDSVLNCTDVSLQGVYGSWSTFRSSLSSDYDPFVYYGPGTGRAPHRNSLEACAQARPRSLDSVVNKAGCPEEQPQTVFNHIHYHRHRHHHYEEGEHSQGPSRGSDEEQGAAAAAAAPAALVLDKDSPMCPPKHSPCQCSKPDPTDRPSPGAECQDHDPSSPKGAPVLVSPIPLQLQPHCCHQGHGHPPTPLGRVGGCVLDGPSVRFHQSLDLQDDRSIHIHYGQGSGFCCSPPELHPALLPVPLILDSGGLEDWPCCAGAHVVWQKRVQQARSEPQLLGPGTSMDRPPCRLHHGPAADRNTDICLYCQTLHHNQGSEEESGV, from the exons ATGGCACTGGATAAAGGAGCTCAGGCTGTCATCTTTGATGTCAGTGATGATGccaatgctgctgctgag ctgcgAGAAACAGACTCCCTCCCTCGTCCTGTTGTGCTGGTGGAGGCGAAGGATGCTGAGGAGTTGATGGGTTTGGTCAACAAGAACGAGGAGGCCAAAGTTCGCATTGAGATCATGGTGGAGCCACCTAGATGG ccACATTATGATGTGGGGATCCTGCTCACCATTGTCTTAGCTATTCTGACCATTGTCCTAATCTTCGCTTTCCGCTACAAGTGCAAGTCCAACAGAACCTGG gacTCTGTCCATCAACAGACCATGCGGGCCATTAGTCGATTGGAGACCAAAACCTACAGCTCCCAGGGCTGCTCAGGCTCTCAGCGCCACCGCGCCGCCTGGGGGTCAGCCAGCAGCTCCAACTCAAGCCCCGTCTGTGCGATCTGCCTAGAGGAGTTCCAAGATGGTCAG CATTTGAGGATCATCTCCTGTGCTCATGAGTTCCACAAAGACTGCGTTGACCcctggctgctgcagcatcgCACCTGTCCCCTCTGCATGCACAACATCATGG GGACAGAGCGGCAGCTCCAGAGgaacagactgcagcagagttCAGAGCAAAGCCAAGGCTTCCTGCACGCTCAGCCTTACACCAGCCCACGCAACCACCCCTTCCCTCAGCATGCCATCCCCTTCTCTATGAGGCCCCACTATCCTCGTGGACCCTCTGGACCCTATCCCTCACTGGGCCACTACACTGGCTCTTCACCCAGGGACACCCAAACTCTACGTTTCCTCACCAGCAGGCCGCCTGGCTCCAGCTGTGGGTACCACCTTCCTGCAGAGGGTCCTGGGAGGCCCCACAGGCTTGGAGGTAACTGCAGGACCTCCACCCACCACTACACCCCCCGGCGGTCCTGCCACAACTATCGCTCATCCTGTCCTGCCCAGCGCAGTGCGTCAAGCTCAAGACTGCACCACGCAGCCTCCATCACACCACAGTCCCGCGGTGCACCGGCCCATAGCCGGCAGGATGAGGGCAGCTGCTCAGGTGGCAGCTACCGCACAGAACGCAGTGGATACTTGGCTGATGGGCCAGCAAGTGACTCTAGCTCAGGGCCGTGCCATGGCTCCTCCAGTGACTCAGTTCTCAATTGTACTGACGTGTCCCTGCAGGGGGTTTATGGCAGCTGGTCCACTTTCCGTAGCTCTCTAAGCAGTGACTATGATCCGTTTGTGTATTATGGGCCAGGTACTGGGCGCGCCCCCCACAGGAACAGCCTGGAGGCGTGTGCCCAGGCCCGGCCCAGGTCTCTGGATTCTGTGGTGAACAAAGCGGGCTGCCCAGAAGAACAGCCTCAGACTGTGTTCAACCATATCCACTACCACCGCCACAGACACCACCACTATGAGGAGGGGGAGCACAGCCAGGGCCCGAGCAGAGGCTCAGACGAGGAGCAGGGGGCCGCTGCTGCAGCGGCTGCACCTGCTGCTCTTGTCCTGGACAAAGACTCACCTATGTGCCCTCCAAAGCACAGCCCCTGCCAGTGCTCAAAGCCAGACCCCACAGATCGGCCCAGTCCCGGGGCAGAGTGTCAGGACCACGACCCCAGCAGCCCTAAAGGGGCTCCTGTCCTGGTGTCCCCAATACCCTTACAGCTTCAACCCCACTGTTGCCACCAGGGACATGGACACCCTCCCACTCCTCTTGGGCGAGTGGGTGGCTGTGTGCTTGATGGCCCCTCTGTTCGCTTCCACCAGAGCCTAGATCTGCAGGATGACCGTAGCATCCACATCCACTACGGTCAGGGCTCGGGCTTCTGCTGCTCTCCCCCTGAGCTGCACCCTGCTTTGCTCCCCGTGCCCCTCATTCTAGACTCTGGAGGTCTGGAGGACTGGCCTTGCTGTGCTGGGGCCCATGTTGTGTGGCAAAAGCGGGTGCAGCAGGCTCGGTCAGAGCCTCAGCTCCTGGGGCCTGGGACCTCTATGGACCGGCCACCCTGCAGACTCCACCATGGCCCTGCTGCTGACCGCAACACAGACATTTGTTTGTACTGCCAAACATTACACCACAATCAGG GATCAGAAGAGGAGTCTGGTGTGTGA